One region of Drosophila kikkawai strain 14028-0561.14 chromosome 2R, DkikHiC1v2, whole genome shotgun sequence genomic DNA includes:
- the LOC108082500 gene encoding uncharacterized protein, protein MQNMPALEHIDAMSTSPTAPAGNPAVEADAETPPQAARELTQTDHLNRRLLKSLLDNMQFANGGVSSDNEDGSNEESNNEFEE, encoded by the coding sequence ATGCAAAATATGCCTGCTTTGGAGCACATAGATGCCATGTCCACGTCACCAACTGCACCAGCTGGAAATCCCGCGGTAGAGGCGGACGCAGAGACACCGCCCCAGGCAGCCCGCGAACTGACTCAGACGGATCATCTGAACAGGCGCCTCCTGAAGTCCCTCCTGGACAACATGCAATTTGCCAACGGTGGAGTGTCGTCCGACAACGAGGACGGCTCCAACGAAGAGTCCAACAACGAATTCGAAGAATAA
- the ana2 gene encoding putative uncharacterized protein DDB_G0282129, whose protein sequence is MFEPETEDMLPRSAPRPSAAVPMGHSNEVIRPTVPEVSILFGQPPQQQQEPMMQMQMQPAQEQSPRPEPTFASWKKQMLPRVNFSPILTTELGPRPAPSSSNNHNLGISSNEYIVIPRDRHYTTEAGSCATSSGGMYSESKKQQFQSVRRLSTPSSSDVLTICAGTQTDVVNRSSPRTSLPSVVYSDIDVSNLVNKNDLATVVSLLETMRQEQQQLRRLCETLLEQHQARAEAAPKPSRTTASQCDILTSTNNNNHGKRLTPIIQDYIVEEEEEPPARVVPQQFQSPRPTQPMAQSTGYRANTPQGPAKRIPQLAKPNTEKSMVMNELALKYLRQPVDELMKDMRLGSSPKSPNHAEPLRQIDNLGHTPGQSSSPNDISNASYKYLKKYRLLPEEQLDYARSPQSPLAAPPQMQLDLENIRNQPKLM, encoded by the exons ATGTTTGAGCCCGAAACGGAAGATATGTTGCCCCGTTCAGCTCCCAGGCCCAGTGCGGCTGTGCCTATGGGCCACTCCAACGAAGTAATCCGGCCCACCGTGCCGGAGGTGTCCATATTGTTTGGtcagccgccgcagcagcagcaggaaccaATGATGCAAATGCAGATGCAGCCCGCGCAGGAGCAATCTCCGCGCCCTGAGCCTACCTTTGCCTCCTGGAAGAAGCAGATGCTACCACGGGTCAATTTCTCACCCATTCTGACCACAGAACTAGGACCACGCCCCgcccccagcagcagcaacaaccacaACTTGGGTATTTCCTCCAACGAGTACATTGTAATCCCTAGAGACCGTCACTACACTACTGAAGCAGGATCGTGTGCCACTAGTTCTGGAGGGATGTACAGCGAGTCCAAGAAGCAGCAGTTCCAATCGGTGCGACGTTTGTCTACTCCGTCTAGCTCGGATGTTCTAACGATTTGTGCAGGAACCCAGACCGATGTCGTGAATCGAAGTTCTCCGCGAACATCGCTGCCATCGGTGGTATACTCGGACATTGATGTCAGTAATTTGGTCAATAAAAACGACCTGGCGACAGTGGTATCGCTACTGGAAACCATgcggcaggagcagcagcagttgagGCGTCTCTGCGAGACGCTATTGGAACAGCATCAGGCGAGAGCTGAAGCTGCACCAAAGCCCAGCAGAACAACAGCTAGCCAGTGCGATATTTTGACTTCCACCAATAATAACAACCATG gCAAGCGGTTAACACCCATTATCCAGGACTACATAgttgaggaggaggaggagcctcCAGCACGAGTAGTTCCTCAGCAATTTCAATCACCACGACCCACTCAGCCCATGGCCCAGTCCACGGGCTATCGGGCGAACACACCCCAAGGACCAGCGAAGCGGATCCCTCAACTCGCCAAACCAAACACTGAAAAGAGCATGGTCATGAACGAGTTGGCCCTTAAGTACTTGCGACAGCCCGTCGACGAGCTGATGAAGGATATGCGCTTGGGGTCTTCGCCCAAATCCCCCAATCATGCCGAACCCCTACGTCAGATCGACAATCTCGGTCATACTCCCGGGCAGAGCAGTAGCCCGAACGACATTTCGAATGCCTCGTACAAGTATCTCAAGAAGTATCGCCTGCTGCCCGAAGAGCAGCTGGACTATGCACGATCACCACAATCTCCGCTGGCCGCTCCGCCGCAAATGCAACTCGACTTGGAGAACATCAGAAATCAACCGAAACTGATGTGA